A genome region from Solanum pennellii chromosome 12, SPENNV200 includes the following:
- the LOC107005850 gene encoding probable WRKY transcription factor 17, with protein sequence MAVLSKMNESFAVEEAASAGLKSMEDLIRLVSHEPVQADCREMADFTVSKFKKVISILDRTGHARFRRGPVQAQAPVQVRAPVRGPVYPDSFTSLSLAPSLSFAPAKERLAPSLSFAPAKERPVVQVQTALTLDFSKLNVNRPIGNSSAFTAFTVKSKEVLMADPTPTNSSSFMSTITGEATVSNGKQVSSSMSLLPPQAVNFPTTGKRCREHEQSDAISGSKSTGSGKCHCKKRKAKDRKVIRIPAISTRVADIPGDEFSWRKYGQKPIKGSKYPRGYYKCSSLRGCPARKHVERAMDDPTMLIVTYEDEHCHNPVAAMHGNSSQMVNFGLMEKK encoded by the exons ATGGCTGTTTTATCAAAAATGAATGAAAGTTTTGCTGTTGAAGAAGCAGCTTCCGCCGGTTTGAAATCAATGGAGGATTTGATCCGATTGGTTTCTCATGAACCGGTTCAGGCTGATTGCCGTGAAATGGCTGATTTTACGGTTTCTAAGTTCAAAAAGGTGATTTCAATTTTGGACCGGACCGGTCATGCTCGGTTCCGGCGAGGACCGGTTCAGGCTCAGGCTCCGGTTCAGGTTAGAGCTCCGGTTCGGGGTCCGGTTTATCCTGATTCGTTTACTTCGTTGTCTCTTGCTCCATCGTTAAGCTTTGCTCCGGCGAAGGAGAGACTTGCTCCGTCGTTAAGCTTTGCTCCGGCGAAGGAGAGACCGGTGGTGCAGGTGCAGACGGCGTTGACGCTTGACTTTTCGAAGCTGAATGTTAACCGTCCGATCGGGAATTCAAGTGCTTTTACTGCTTTTACTGTGAAATCTAAGGAGGTTTTAATGGCGGATCCGACGCCGACGAACTCGTCGTCGTTTATGTCGACGATTACCGGCGAAGCAACTGTATCTAACGGTAAGCAAGTTTCTTCTTCTATGTCGTTGCTTCCGCCACAGGCTGTGAATTTTCCGACCACCGGAAAACGTTGCCGTGAGCATGAACAATCTGATGCTATCTCCGGCAGCAAATCCACCGGCTCCGGCAAGTGTCACTGCAAAAAGAG GAAAGCTAAGGATCGGAAAGTGATTAGGATCCCGGCGATAAGTACGAGGGTGGCTGATATACCGGGAGACGAGTTTTCATGGAGGAAATACGGGCAAAAGCCGATCAAGGGTTCAAAATACCCAAG GGGTTATTACAAGTGTAGCAGCTTACGTGGATGTCCAGCAAGGAAACACGTGGAGCGCGCGATGGACGATCCAACGATGCTGATTGTGACTTATGAAGATGAACATTGTCATAATCCAGTTGCTGCGATGCATGGGAACAGTTCTCAAATGGTGAATTTTGGGTTAATGGAAAAGAAGTAG
- the LOC107005171 gene encoding exocyst complex component EXO70A1, whose translation MTQMDKGIENLMSARKCLRANFEKSKALGLSIEKAGPRFDEIIQRLPALEAAIRPIRAQKDALGAVGGHINRAVVPATAVLKVFDAIHGLEKSLSDPQSDLPGYIGVLKRLEEALRFLGENCEMAIQWLADIVEYLEDHAVADDRFTSSMKEALTSLRELHSGEEKGRLDGGLLEVALDRLESEFRRLLVENTIPLPMSDPALPGEQACIAPSPLPVIVIQKLQAILGRLIANNRLDKCISIYVEVRSSNVRTSLQALNLDYLEISVSEFNDVQSIEGHIAQWGKHLEFAVKHLFEAEYKLCNDVFERIGLDVWMSCFAKIAAQAGILAFLQFGKTVTESKKDPIKLLKLLDIFASLNKLRLDFNRLFGGTACLEIQNLTRDLIKSVIEGASEIFWELLVQVELQRQMPPPPDGSVPKLIIFITDYCNKLLGDDYKSILTQVLIIERSWKQEKFQERLLITELLNIMRAVDVNLETWSKAYQDVILSYVFLMNNHWHLYKHLKGTKLGGLIGDSRLKEHEQYKEYYSAFFLKESWGKLPALLSREGLILFSGGRATARDLVKKRLKAFNEAFDEMFKKQSNWVMLDKDLRDKTCQSIIQAIVPVYRSYMQNYGPLVEQEGSGKYVKYTAQSLEKVLNGLFHPKPVKHGSFKVRHPSGKFSNVITDQNQTSPTVK comes from the coding sequence ATGACCCAGATGGATAAAGGGATTGAAAATTTGATGTCAGCAAGAAAATGTTTGAGGGCAAATTTTGAAAAGTCAAAAGCTTTAGGTTTATCTATTGAAAAAGCTGGGcctagatttgatgagattattcAGAGATTACCAGCTTTGGAGGCTGCTATAAGGCCAATTAGGGCTCAGAAAGATGCTCTTGGTGCTGTTGGGGGACATATTAATCGTGCTGTTGTCCCTGCGACGGCGGTGTTAAAAGTGTTTGATGCAATTCATGGACTAGAGAAGTCGTTGTCTGATCCTCAATCGGACCTCCCGGGGTACATTGGTGTGCTTAAGAGGCTTGAAGAGGCATTAAGATTTTTAGGGGAGAATTGTGAGATGGCAATTCAGTGGTTGGCAGATATTGTAGAGTACCTAGAGGATCATGCAGTTGCTGATGACAGGTTTACTTCAAGTATGAAGGAGGCATTGACTTCTCTTAGGGAATTGCACAGTGGGGAGGAAAAGGGTCGGCTTGATGGAGGGCTTCTTGAGGTTGCGTTGGACAGATTGGAAAGTGAATTTCGACGGCTCTTGGTTGAAAATACTATTCCACTGCCAATGTCTGATCCAGCCTTGCCAGGTGAACAAGCATGCATTGCGCCCTCGCCTTTGCCAGTGATTGTTATCCAGAAGCTACAGGCTATACTCGGAAGATTGATTGCTAATAACAGGCTCGATAAGTGCATATCTATTTATGTTGAGGTGAGGAGTTCTAATGTCCGGACAAGTTTGCAGGCTCTTAATTTGGATTATTTAGAAATTTCGGTCTCCGAGTTCAATGATGTGCAGAGCATAGAGGGTCACATTGCTCAGTGGGGTAAGCATTTAGAATTTGCTGTAAAACATCTTTTTGAAGCTGAATATAAACTTTGTAATGATGTGTTTGAGAGAATCGGGTTGGATGTGTGGATGAGCTGTTTCGCTAAGATAGCTGCCCAAGCAGGCATTCTTGCATTTCTTCAATTTGGAAAAACAGTTACAGAGAGTAAGAAGGATCCTATCAAGCTGTTGAAGCTGTTGGACATATTTGCATCTTTAAACAAGTTAAGATTGGATTTCAATCGGCTCTTTGGTGGAACTGCGTGTTTGGAAATACAAAATTTGACTAGGGATTTAATCAAGAGTGTGATTGAAGGTGCTAGTGAGATCTTTTGGGAACTTCTGGTTCAAGTTGAGTTGCAAAGGCAAATGCCACCTCCACCTGATGGTAGTGTTCCGAAACTTATCATTTTCATCACCGACTATTGCAATAAGTTGCTCGGGGATGATTATAAGTCTATCCTCACCCAAGTTCTGATTATTGAAAGAAGTTGGAAGCAGGAAAAATTTCAAGAGCGGCTTCTCATTACTGAGCTACTGAATATAATGAGAGCTGTTGACGTGAATTTAGAGACATGGTCAAAGGCCTATCAAGATGTTATTTTGTCATATGTGTTCTTGATGAATAATCATTGGCATCTATATAAGCATTTGAAAGGAACTAAGCTTGGAGGTCTGATTGGAGATTCTCGGTTAAAGGAGCATGAACAGTACAAGGAGTACTATTCTGCCTTTTTCTTGAAAGAAAGTTGGGGAAAGCTTCCTGCTTTATTAAGCAGGGAAGGTCTTATTTTGTTTTCAGGTGGGCGCGCCACCGCTcgtgatcttgtcaagaaacgATTAAAAGCTTTTAACGAAGCATTTGATGAAATGTTTAAGAAGCAGTCTAATTGGGTAATGCTGGACAAAGACCTACGGGATAAGACATGCCAGTCAATCATTCAAGCAATTGTGCCTGTTTACCGAAGTTACATGCAGAACTATGGACCATTGGTTGAACAAGAAGGAAGTGGCAAATATGTGAAATATACAGCTCAATCTTTAGAAAAAGTGTTGAACGGTCTGTTTCATCCAAAACCTGTGAAACATGGTAGTTTTAAAGTTCGACATCCTAGTGGAAAATTCAGCAATGTTATAACAGATCAGAATCAGACTTCTCCTACTGTTAAGTAA
- the LOC107006577 gene encoding cationic amino acid transporter 1-like, with product MGVEGVDQQTNSGVRRRVCSCTKDDFLPEESFKSWGNYANALIQMPTRLIDRILTRSEDEEELEEAKSRSQNEMKKALTWWDLIWFGLGAVIGAGIFVLTGLEANQEAGPAVVLSYVVSGVSALLSVFCYTEFAVEILVAGGSFAYLRVELGDFVAFIAAGNILLEYVIAGAAVARTWTSYFATLLNFSSDKFLIKVDSLAEGYNELDPIAVGVCIIICIIAILSTKGSSRLNYIATIVHIFVIFFIIICGLIKSDTKNYTPFAPFKVRGIFKASAVLFFAYVGFDAVSTMAEETKNPGRDIPIGLIGSMVITTFLYCLLAMTLCLMQPYQKIDTQAPFSVAFKSVGWNWAQYIVAAGALKGMTSVLLVGAVGQARYLTHISRTHMMPPWFSQVNAKTGTPVNATAVMSCATAIIALFTKLDILSNLLSISTLFIFMLVALALLVRRYDVHGDTTIANRNKLITFLLIILASSIATSTYWGLSKDGWIGYCITLPIWLLATIGLWYFVPQARKPKLWGVPLVPWLPSASIAINIFLLGSIDRASFMRFGVWTGLMLVYYLFFGLHASYDTAKEFKRGRGWKNIEEGNGVDSKDIVPSAPM from the exons ATGGGTGTTGAGGGTGTAGATCAACAAACAAATTCAGGAGTAAGGAGAAGAGTATGTTCATGCACGAAAGACGATTTTCTTCCTGAGGAATCGTTCAAAAGCTGGGGAAACTACGCGAATGCACTAATACAAATGCCAACAAGACTAATCGATAGGATCCTAACACGTTCTGAAGACGAGGAAGAGTTGGAa gAAGCAAAGTCGCGGAGCCagaatgaaatgaagaaagCACTTACTTGGTGGGATTTGATATGGTTTGGATTGGGAGCTGTTATTGGAGCTGGAATATTTGTTCTTACAGGCCTTGAAGCTAATCAAGAAGCTGGTCCTGCTGTTGTTTTATCATATGTTGTGTCTGGTGTCTCTGCTTTGCTCTCTGTATTTTGCTACACCGAGTTCGCGGTTGAGATTCTTGTAGCAG GTGGTTCATTTGCCTACTTGAGGGTGGAGTTAGGTGACTTTGTTGCCTTCATTGCTGCTGGTAATATACTTCTTGAATATGTCATTGCTGGTGCTGCAGTAGCTCGTACGTGGACTTCCTATTTCGCGACTCTACTAAACTTCAGCTCGGATAAATTCCTCATCAAAGTGGACAGTTTAGCAGAAGGATACAACGAGTTAGATCCGATTGCTGTTGGAGTTTGTATCATCATCTGTATAATtgcaatacttagtacaaaggGCTCGTCTCGTCTCAATTACATAGCCACTATTGTTCACATTTTCGTGATCTTTTTCATCATCATTTGTGGCCTAATAAAGTCGGATACCAAGAACTACACCCCCTTTGCTCCATTTAAAGTTCGCGGGATTTTCAAAGCTTCTGCAGTTCTGTTCTTCGCGTATGTTGGATTCGATGCTGTTTCTACTATGGCTGAAGAAACTAAAAATCCAGGCAGAGATATTCCAATTGGACTAATTGGTTCTATGGTGATCACAACTTTTCTGTACTGTTTACTAGCCATGACTTTGTGTCTGATGCAGCCATATCAGAAGATTGATACTCAAGCACCATTCTCCGTGGCGTTTAAATCTGTTGGATGGAATTGGGCACAGTATATCGTAGCTGCAGGGGCGTTGAAAGGAATGACATCGGTGTTGCTGGTGGGAGCAGTTGGTCAGGCTCGTTATCTAACTCATATATCACGAACTCACATGATGCCTCCTTGGTTTTCTCAAGTAAATGCCAAGACAG GTACACCAGTCAATGCCACTGCTGTAATGTCATGTGCAACAGCAATCATTGCCTTATTCACGAAACTCGATATCCTCTCCAACCTCCTATCAATCTCCACTCTCTTCATCTTCATGCTCGTTGCCCTTGCTCTCCTCGTTAGACGTTACGACGTTCATGGTGATACAACTATAGCAAATCGCAACAAACTTATCACGTTTCTCTTGATCATTCTTGCATCCTCAATCGCCACGTCTACTTATTGGGGACTAAGTAAAGATGGTTGGATTGGCTATTGCATAACCTTGCCAATATGGTTACTAGCAACAATTGGACTATGGTATTTTGTTCCTCAAGCTAGAAAACCAAAACTTTGGGGTGTACCACTAGTGCCATGGTTACCATCAGCTTCAATTGCTATCAACATTTTTCTATTAGGTTCAATAGATAGAGCTTCATTCATGAGATTTGGTGTCTGGACTGGCTTGATGTTGGTGTATTACTTGTTTTTTGGACTTCATGCTTCTTATGACACTGCAAAAGAGTTTAAAAGGGGTAGAGGATGGAAGAATATTGAAGAGGGAAATGGTGTAGATAGCAAAGATATTGTTCCTAGTGCACCTATGTAA
- the LOC107005498 gene encoding putative peptidyl-tRNA hydrolase PTRHD1 — protein MGTSFCSRYASLNFTHFPPSLAPAIQLTFSTTLRRRIVGVTSRMESTSISPSGGSSTTAVSAIAAGGDATTTGSNNTGESSITDTVVQYVVLRRDLIDTWPLGSVVTQGCHAAVAAIWSHKDDAVTLQYCSPSNIDSMHKVTLEVKGETQILNLAEKLKAGGIAHKLWIEQPENIPTCLATKPYPKSLVSSFFKKLKLCK, from the exons ATGGGCACTTCATTTTGCTCCCGTTATGCTTCTCTCAACTTCACGCATTTTCCCCCCAGCTTAGCTCCGGCGATTCAGTTAACGTTCAGCACTACTCTCCGGCGACGGATCGTCGGCGTAACATCTCGAATGGAATCAACATCCATTTCTCCCTCCGGCGGCTCCAGCACTACCGCCGTCAGCGCCATTGCTGCCGGCGGCGATGCGACCACAACCGGCAGCAATAATACAGGGGAGAGCTCGATTACCGATACGGTGGTTCAGTATGTTGTTCTACGGAGAGATTTGATTGATACGTGGCCGTTAGGAAGTGTGGTTACGCAAGGCTGCCATGCCGCCGTCGCCGCCATTTGGTCTCACAAAGACGATGCTGTTACTCTTCAATATTGTAGCCCTTCCAATATCGATTCGATGCATAAG GTAACCCTTGAAGTGAAGGGTGAAACCCAGATATTGAACTTGGCAGAAAAGCTAAAAGCTGGGGGCATTGCTCATAAACTGTGGATTGAACAACCAGAAAACATACCAACCTGTCTTGCTACAAAACCTTATCCAAAATCCCTGGTATCTTCATTTTTCAAGAAGCTAAAACTTTGTAAATGA
- the LOC107005497 gene encoding SUN domain-containing protein 2-like isoform X3, protein MATRAKETAPAGKEKRGVSPSHPIPNYMRSPNSSTTNSPVRKRADSTTSNKNVPNYLKPTMSSSGKSSTSQKPTTDRLSRASHMSKDATSKQRGTSTNARPGPIKKSITTGIISKKQESGRTIHNGTHKTRNDQDGHNSSTPKASITNSSHAVEDVILQAETDEDDIYKLSNDQDGHNDLTPKASVITDSLHATEDVIPQAELSEQEDNQELPVTDTESDVIIDHSEAAAGENNSAIEDQEEHNGNVINAETDLENQETNKMEESEEKQLVEETSTSNTIEPEEITNDPNKHHLEENTVKVEDETQEEKEEDGGRNQGKETVIAEEREAVQQTNTIVASSRPQRQVVQGKKESVVSNNVIEETASKLREQRKNRVKALAGAFETVISLQEPKA, encoded by the exons ATGGCAACAAGGGCAAAGGAGACTGCTCCAGCAGGAAAGGAGAAGAGAGGGGTATCTCCATCACATCCCATTCCTAATTATATGAGAAGTCCTAATTCATCAACGACAAACTCACCGGTGCGGAAGCGAGCAGATTCAACTACATCAAACAAGAATGTTCCCAACTATCTCAAGCCTACAATGTCTTCATCAG GCAAAAGTTCAACATCCCAGAAACCCACGACGGATAGATTATCCAGAGCATCTCATATGAGTAAGGATGCCACCAGTAAACAACGTGGCACTAGCACGAATGCTAGACCAGGGCCAATAAAGAAGAGCATAACTACTGGCATAATCTCCAAGAAACAGGAGTCTGGCAGGACTATTCATAATGGCACACACAAAACAAGAAATGATCAAGATGGTCACAATAGTTCAACACCAAAAGCATCAATAACTAATTCTTCTCATGCTGTGGAGGATGTCATTCTGCAGGCTGAAACTGATGAAGATGACATATACAAGTTGAGCAACGATCAGGATGGTCACAATGATTTAACACCTAAAGCATCAGTAATAACTGATTCTCTCCATGCAACTGAGGATGTTATTCCTCAGGCTGAACTATCAGAGCAAGAAGATAATCAAGAATTGCCAGTCACTGATACTGAAAGTGACGTGATCATTGACCACAGTGAAGCTGCTGCAGGAGAAAACAATTCAGCCATTGAAGATCAAGAAGAGCATAATGGAAATGTAATCAATGCTGAAACAGATCTGGAGAACCAAGAAACCAATAAGATGGAAGAATCAGAAGAGAAACAACTTGTTGAAGAAACCAGCACCAGCAACACTATAGAACCAGAAGAAATTACCAATGATCCTAACAAACATCATCTTGAAGAGAACACAGTAAAAGTAGAGGATGAGACTcaagaagagaaagaagaggaTGGAGGAAGAAACCAAGGAAAGGAAACTGTAATTGCAGAGGAGCGTGAAGCAGTGCAGCAGACTAATACTATTGTAGCTTCATCAAGACCTCAACGTCAAGTGGTGCAAGGGAAGAAGGAATCCGTGGTCTCCAATAATGTGATTGAAGAGACTGCAAGTAAGCTTAGAGAGCAAAGAAAGAACAGAGTGAAAGCACTGGCTGGTGCCTTTGAAACTGTCATCTCCTTGCAGGAGCCCAA GGCGTAA
- the LOC107005497 gene encoding uncharacterized protein LOC107005497 isoform X1, whose product MATRAKETAPAGKEKRGVSPSHPIPNYMRSPNSSTTNSPVRKRADSTTSNKNVPNYLKPTMSSSGDLNIHNKTTLDRRRSFDKPPLATLQKSANPKERILRSSSSFSGKSSTSQKPTTDRLSRASHMSKDATSKQRGTSTNARPGPIKKSITTGIISKKQESGRTIHNGTHKTRNDQDGHNSSTPKASITNSSHAVEDVILQAETDEDDIYKLSNDQDGHNDLTPKASVITDSLHATEDVIPQAELSEQEDNQELPVTDTESDVIIDHSEAAAGENNSAIEDQEEHNGNVINAETDLENQETNKMEESEEKQLVEETSTSNTIEPEEITNDPNKHHLEENTVKVEDETQEEKEEDGGRNQGKETVIAEEREAVQQTNTIVASSRPQRQVVQGKKESVVSNNVIEETASKLREQRKNRVKALAGAFETVISLQEPKA is encoded by the exons ATGGCAACAAGGGCAAAGGAGACTGCTCCAGCAGGAAAGGAGAAGAGAGGGGTATCTCCATCACATCCCATTCCTAATTATATGAGAAGTCCTAATTCATCAACGACAAACTCACCGGTGCGGAAGCGAGCAGATTCAACTACATCAAACAAGAATGTTCCCAACTATCTCAAGCCTACAATGTCTTCATCAGGTGATCTCAACATTCACAATAAAACTACTCTAGATCGAAGAAGATCATTCGATAAGCCTCCTCTTGCTACTTTGCAAAAAAGTGCTAATCCTAAAGAGAGAATTCTTCGGTCATCCTCATCGTTTTCAGGCAAAAGTTCAACATCCCAGAAACCCACGACGGATAGATTATCCAGAGCATCTCATATGAGTAAGGATGCCACCAGTAAACAACGTGGCACTAGCACGAATGCTAGACCAGGGCCAATAAAGAAGAGCATAACTACTGGCATAATCTCCAAGAAACAGGAGTCTGGCAGGACTATTCATAATGGCACACACAAAACAAGAAATGATCAAGATGGTCACAATAGTTCAACACCAAAAGCATCAATAACTAATTCTTCTCATGCTGTGGAGGATGTCATTCTGCAGGCTGAAACTGATGAAGATGACATATACAAGTTGAGCAACGATCAGGATGGTCACAATGATTTAACACCTAAAGCATCAGTAATAACTGATTCTCTCCATGCAACTGAGGATGTTATTCCTCAGGCTGAACTATCAGAGCAAGAAGATAATCAAGAATTGCCAGTCACTGATACTGAAAGTGACGTGATCATTGACCACAGTGAAGCTGCTGCAGGAGAAAACAATTCAGCCATTGAAGATCAAGAAGAGCATAATGGAAATGTAATCAATGCTGAAACAGATCTGGAGAACCAAGAAACCAATAAGATGGAAGAATCAGAAGAGAAACAACTTGTTGAAGAAACCAGCACCAGCAACACTATAGAACCAGAAGAAATTACCAATGATCCTAACAAACATCATCTTGAAGAGAACACAGTAAAAGTAGAGGATGAGACTcaagaagagaaagaagaggaTGGAGGAAGAAACCAAGGAAAGGAAACTGTAATTGCAGAGGAGCGTGAAGCAGTGCAGCAGACTAATACTATTGTAGCTTCATCAAGACCTCAACGTCAAGTGGTGCAAGGGAAGAAGGAATCCGTGGTCTCCAATAATGTGATTGAAGAGACTGCAAGTAAGCTTAGAGAGCAAAGAAAGAACAGAGTGAAAGCACTGGCTGGTGCCTTTGAAACTGTCATCTCCTTGCAGGAGCCCAA GGCGTAA
- the LOC107005497 gene encoding uncharacterized protein LOC107005497 isoform X2 yields MATRAKETAPAGKEKRGVSPSHPIPNYMRSPNSSTTNSPVRKRADSTTSNKNVPNYLKPTMSSSGDLNIHNKTTLDRRRSFDKPPLATLQKSANPKERILRSSSSFSGKSSTSQKPTTDRLSRASHMSKDATSKQRGTSTNARPGPIKKSITTGIISKKQESGRTIHNGTHKTRNDQDGHNSSTPKASITNSSHAVEDVILQAETDEDDIYKLSNDQDGHNDLTPKASVITDSLHATEDVIPQAELSEQEDNQELPVTDTESDVIIDHSEAAAGENNSAIEDQEEHNGNVINAETDLENQETNKMEESEEKQLVEETSTSNTIEPEEITNDPNKHHLEENTVKVEDETQEEKEEDGGRNQGKETVIAEEREAVQQTNTIVASSRPQRQVVQGKKESVVSNNVIEETASKLREQRKNRVKALAGAFETVISLQEPK; encoded by the coding sequence ATGGCAACAAGGGCAAAGGAGACTGCTCCAGCAGGAAAGGAGAAGAGAGGGGTATCTCCATCACATCCCATTCCTAATTATATGAGAAGTCCTAATTCATCAACGACAAACTCACCGGTGCGGAAGCGAGCAGATTCAACTACATCAAACAAGAATGTTCCCAACTATCTCAAGCCTACAATGTCTTCATCAGGTGATCTCAACATTCACAATAAAACTACTCTAGATCGAAGAAGATCATTCGATAAGCCTCCTCTTGCTACTTTGCAAAAAAGTGCTAATCCTAAAGAGAGAATTCTTCGGTCATCCTCATCGTTTTCAGGCAAAAGTTCAACATCCCAGAAACCCACGACGGATAGATTATCCAGAGCATCTCATATGAGTAAGGATGCCACCAGTAAACAACGTGGCACTAGCACGAATGCTAGACCAGGGCCAATAAAGAAGAGCATAACTACTGGCATAATCTCCAAGAAACAGGAGTCTGGCAGGACTATTCATAATGGCACACACAAAACAAGAAATGATCAAGATGGTCACAATAGTTCAACACCAAAAGCATCAATAACTAATTCTTCTCATGCTGTGGAGGATGTCATTCTGCAGGCTGAAACTGATGAAGATGACATATACAAGTTGAGCAACGATCAGGATGGTCACAATGATTTAACACCTAAAGCATCAGTAATAACTGATTCTCTCCATGCAACTGAGGATGTTATTCCTCAGGCTGAACTATCAGAGCAAGAAGATAATCAAGAATTGCCAGTCACTGATACTGAAAGTGACGTGATCATTGACCACAGTGAAGCTGCTGCAGGAGAAAACAATTCAGCCATTGAAGATCAAGAAGAGCATAATGGAAATGTAATCAATGCTGAAACAGATCTGGAGAACCAAGAAACCAATAAGATGGAAGAATCAGAAGAGAAACAACTTGTTGAAGAAACCAGCACCAGCAACACTATAGAACCAGAAGAAATTACCAATGATCCTAACAAACATCATCTTGAAGAGAACACAGTAAAAGTAGAGGATGAGACTcaagaagagaaagaagaggaTGGAGGAAGAAACCAAGGAAAGGAAACTGTAATTGCAGAGGAGCGTGAAGCAGTGCAGCAGACTAATACTATTGTAGCTTCATCAAGACCTCAACGTCAAGTGGTGCAAGGGAAGAAGGAATCCGTGGTCTCCAATAATGTGATTGAAGAGACTGCAAGTAAGCTTAGAGAGCAAAGAAAGAACAGAGTGAAAGCACTGGCTGGTGCCTTTGAAACTGTCATCTCCTTGCAGGAGCCCAAGTGA